Proteins from a single region of Amblyomma americanum isolate KBUSLIRL-KWMA chromosome 10, ASM5285725v1, whole genome shotgun sequence:
- the LOC144106348 gene encoding uncharacterized protein LOC144106348, whose translation MATTPGTSSPLPEQTLLQQRRWRFQCAECGHTAISNADFLRHRRKHTGERPFRCPECSRGCASKASLVNHLRIHTGEKPYKCHLCPNAYKCRQTLRNHVRFHMGEKPFKCHFCPKAYVQKASLEVHELRHHPQVLIAP comes from the coding sequence ATGGCCACCACTCCTGGCACGAGCAGTCCATTGCCTGAACAAACATTGCTGCAACAAAGGCGGTGGCGGTTCCAGTGCGCTGAATGTGGCCACACCGCAAtttccaacgcagactttctgcGCCACCGGAGGAAGCACACCGGAGAGCGTCCCTTCCGGTGCCCAGAGTGCAGCCGAGGCTGTGCAAGCAAGGCCAGCCTGGTGAATCATCTTcgcatccacacaggcgagaagccataCAAGTGCCACCTGTGTCCCAATGCCTACAAATGCCGCCAAACTCTAAGGAACCATGTGCGGTTCCACATGGGTGAAAAACCTTTCAAGTGTCACTTTTGCCCAAAGGCGTATGTCCAAAAAGCTAGCCTGGAAGTTCACGAGCTGCGACATCACCCGCAGGTACTCATTGCTCCATAA